The following are encoded together in the Acidobacteriota bacterium genome:
- a CDS encoding DUF393 domain-containing protein, which translates to MDERRERRPPRAIVYYDGDCALCNWSVARCLSRGVPPGVRFASQDGEAFERLTAARPDLAELDSMVLQILPAPDGTASAPPPTGHIKIRSEAVLWLAARLDGPERWFALLARIVPRTVLDWGYRVLARNRQQVGRRLAECPVPTPEQRRYFLA; encoded by the coding sequence ATGGACGAGCGCCGCGAACGCCGGCCGCCGAGGGCCATCGTCTACTACGACGGCGACTGCGCGCTCTGCAACTGGTCGGTGGCCAGGTGTCTGTCCCGCGGCGTACCGCCCGGCGTGCGGTTCGCGTCGCAGGACGGCGAAGCGTTCGAGCGCCTGACCGCTGCCCGGCCCGATCTGGCGGAGCTGGACAGCATGGTTCTGCAGATTCTGCCGGCGCCTGACGGCACCGCTTCGGCTCCGCCACCAACGGGCCACATCAAGATCCGCAGCGAGGCGGTGCTCTGGTTGGCGGCGCGGTTGGACGGTCCGGAGCGCTGGTTCGCGCTGCTTGCGCGGATCGTGCCGAGAACCGTGCTCGACTGGGGCTATCGGGTCCTGGCGCGGAACCGCCAGCAGGTGGGGCGCCGGCTGGCCGAGTGTCCCGTGCCGACGCCGGAGCAGCGGCGCTACTTCCTCGCGTGA
- a CDS encoding 4'-phosphopantetheinyl transferase superfamily protein: MPPSLAESLPRDLSVAAHEIGPLEELVEEARQLGFSVPAALESAIDKRQREYLAGRISAGYALRQMLGPGALEGEIVGDDDDVPRWPEGVVGSISHGAGFGFAAVAAADRYRGLGVDVERVVSPQQAGRLGARVLNEREMSLRQGSAGGLTEAEMFTLVFSAKESAYKALFPRYRQVLGFSDVELERREAGVGTARCGELRLGTRVTSEGGAVRRLVGWYALTGGQADEAAGVASRVWAVVAIPS; this comes from the coding sequence GTGCCACCGAGCCTCGCGGAGAGCCTTCCCCGCGACCTCAGCGTCGCGGCGCACGAGATCGGCCCCCTGGAAGAGCTGGTCGAGGAGGCTCGGCAGCTCGGCTTCAGCGTGCCTGCCGCCCTCGAGAGTGCCATCGACAAGCGTCAGCGGGAGTACCTCGCCGGCCGGATCAGCGCCGGATACGCACTGAGGCAGATGCTGGGGCCCGGTGCATTGGAGGGCGAGATCGTCGGCGACGATGACGATGTCCCCCGGTGGCCGGAGGGTGTGGTCGGCTCGATTTCCCACGGCGCTGGCTTCGGCTTCGCCGCGGTCGCGGCGGCTGACCGGTACCGGGGCCTCGGCGTCGACGTCGAACGCGTGGTCTCACCGCAGCAGGCCGGGCGGCTCGGGGCGCGGGTGCTGAACGAGCGCGAGATGAGTCTCCGTCAGGGAAGCGCCGGCGGCCTGACCGAGGCGGAGATGTTCACGCTCGTCTTTTCGGCCAAGGAGAGCGCGTACAAGGCCCTGTTTCCCCGCTACCGGCAGGTGCTCGGCTTCTCGGATGTCGAGCTGGAACGGCGGGAGGCGGGCGTCGGCACCGCTCGCTGCGGCGAGCTGAGGCTTGGGACGAGGGTCACGAGCGAGGGCGGGGCGGTCCGACGCCTCGTCGGCTGGTACGCCTTGACGGGCGGCCAGGCTGACGAGGCCGCCGGCGTCGCGTCGCGAGTGTGGGCCGTCGTCGCGATTCCGTCCTGA
- a CDS encoding DUF2384 domain-containing protein — MTRGDAAAVLAGYANRAELPTEAARLGDLLGIEDAAVLSDLELARRVGGGLHPDAATVLMEILGRANVVGPVIPEATLRRARNAGKPLSREMSERLYELSRIVEALSRSYKGDREGIMAYLTARHPLLEGQRALDVACSSSAGARHVLELIHRAQFGFPV; from the coding sequence ATGACGAGAGGCGATGCCGCTGCCGTACTTGCGGGCTACGCGAACCGGGCCGAGTTGCCGACCGAGGCTGCCCGTCTGGGGGATCTGCTCGGGATCGAGGATGCCGCCGTCCTGAGTGACCTTGAGCTCGCGCGCCGAGTCGGCGGCGGCCTGCATCCCGACGCGGCGACCGTGCTGATGGAGATTCTCGGCCGTGCGAACGTCGTCGGACCCGTGATCCCCGAGGCGACGCTGCGACGGGCTCGCAACGCGGGCAAGCCGCTGTCGAGAGAGATGAGCGAGCGGCTCTACGAGCTCAGCCGCATCGTCGAGGCCCTCAGCCGCTCCTACAAGGGGGACCGGGAGGGAATCATGGCCTACCTCACGGCACGCCATCCTCTCCTGGAAGGCCAGAGAGCGCTCGACGTCGCGTGCTCCAGCTCTGCCGGTGCGCGCCATGTGCTCGAGCTGATTCACCGCGCCCAGTTCGGCTTTCCCGTGTGA
- a CDS encoding RES domain-containing protein, whose amino-acid sequence MTARLLASPMRVYRIGDVDGKFPVWSAEGARRYSARWHERGAEVIYASRNYSTAMLETLVNWPSPVPSNQHFVEAVIPAGTSYEVVTADVLSGWERPDLAASQRFGGNWYLERRSVLLFVPSVVARPESNVLINTRHPDYEGLGIEVGLETPVWWDQRLFA is encoded by the coding sequence GTGACCGCGAGGCTGCTCGCGTCGCCGATGCGGGTGTATCGCATCGGCGACGTCGACGGGAAGTTCCCGGTGTGGAGTGCGGAGGGCGCCAGACGATACTCCGCCAGGTGGCACGAGCGCGGCGCCGAGGTAATCTACGCCTCCCGGAACTACTCGACGGCGATGCTGGAGACGCTCGTCAACTGGCCATCGCCCGTACCGTCGAACCAGCACTTCGTCGAGGCGGTCATTCCCGCCGGAACGAGTTACGAAGTCGTCACGGCCGACGTTCTGTCCGGCTGGGAACGGCCGGATCTTGCAGCGTCGCAGCGTTTCGGCGGGAACTGGTATCTGGAACGCCGGAGCGTGCTGCTCTTCGTGCCGTCGGTCGTCGCGCGCCCGGAGAGTAACGTCCTCATCAACACCCGCCATCCGGACTACGAGGGCCTGGGAATCGAGGTCGGTCTGGAGACGCCCGTGTGGTGGGATCAGCGGCTGTTCGCCTGA
- a CDS encoding PQQ-binding-like beta-propeller repeat protein, which translates to MARHALLALVLAGTSVALGQPTDTDWSVVTGNNASQRYAPLGQIDRDNFGELEIAWRWSSPDNELMTGDGETTGRRMVPRNHEAIPIKIGDRLYVTTGYGQIAAIDIERGTSLWTYDPRAYVHGRPTNLGFTHRGAAYWKDPDLPGEGGRLVWAGGDSFLRAVDTLSGEPIASFGDGGSVDLTLGLRREVSRRVYSVSSPVTLCREVVIVGSSISDGPRAPEAAPGDVRGFDVRTGEQLWTFHSIPQQGEPGRDTWENGSWKYSGNTNVWTLMSADPELGLAYLPFGTPTNDWYGGHRLGDNLYAESLVAVDCETGERRWHFQTVHHGLWDYDLPTPAIIGDLEIEGRAIRAAMQLSKQGFLYVFDAGTGEPVWPILEREVPQTGIVGERTSPTQPFPTRPPAFERQGLGPDDLIDFTPELHSEAMAILGRYQYGPIFTPPTERGTFLMPGYGGGASWPGGAFDPKTGMLYVPSFTWPVVNTLRKPDASRSSFDYVGRITSDVRGPRGLPLVQPPYSRITAYDMNRGEIAWTVPLGYGPRRHPALAGLDLPALGSGARGHVVATRTLLFVTSGRSLAFRGVDREATAEGAGRDDWRIETPALRAFDKATGGLVGEIELPAHTDGSPITFLHRGRQYLVFALGGRGAPFELIAYRLPI; encoded by the coding sequence ATGGCGCGTCACGCCCTTTTGGCCCTCGTTCTCGCCGGGACTTCCGTGGCTCTCGGTCAGCCCACGGACACCGACTGGTCCGTCGTTACCGGCAACAACGCGAGTCAGCGGTACGCGCCGCTTGGACAGATCGATCGGGACAACTTCGGAGAGCTCGAAATCGCCTGGCGATGGTCGTCGCCGGACAACGAGTTGATGACCGGGGATGGCGAAACGACCGGGCGGCGCATGGTGCCGCGGAATCACGAGGCGATCCCGATCAAGATCGGCGACCGGCTCTACGTGACGACGGGCTACGGGCAGATCGCGGCCATCGACATCGAGCGCGGGACGAGCCTCTGGACGTATGACCCACGGGCATACGTTCACGGCCGGCCGACCAACCTCGGCTTCACGCACCGGGGCGCCGCGTACTGGAAGGACCCGGACCTGCCGGGCGAGGGAGGCCGGCTGGTCTGGGCGGGCGGCGACTCCTTCCTGCGCGCGGTCGACACGCTGAGCGGCGAACCCATCGCCTCCTTCGGAGACGGCGGCAGTGTGGATCTCACCCTCGGCCTGCGCCGCGAGGTCTCACGCCGGGTCTACAGCGTCAGTTCGCCCGTCACGCTCTGCCGGGAGGTCGTGATCGTCGGTTCTTCCATCTCGGACGGTCCGCGCGCGCCGGAAGCGGCTCCGGGCGACGTCCGCGGATTCGACGTCCGCACCGGCGAGCAGCTCTGGACGTTCCACTCGATTCCGCAGCAGGGCGAACCCGGGCGCGATACCTGGGAGAACGGTTCGTGGAAGTACAGCGGCAACACGAACGTCTGGACGCTGATGAGCGCCGACCCGGAGCTCGGCCTCGCCTACCTGCCGTTCGGCACGCCGACCAACGACTGGTACGGCGGACACCGCCTGGGCGACAACCTCTACGCCGAGTCCCTGGTCGCGGTCGACTGCGAGACCGGGGAGCGGCGCTGGCACTTCCAGACCGTTCACCACGGCCTGTGGGACTACGACCTGCCGACTCCGGCGATCATCGGCGACCTTGAGATCGAGGGCCGTGCCATCCGGGCGGCGATGCAGCTCTCCAAGCAGGGTTTTCTCTACGTCTTCGACGCCGGCACCGGCGAACCGGTGTGGCCGATCCTAGAGCGCGAAGTGCCGCAGACGGGTATCGTCGGCGAGCGGACGTCGCCGACCCAGCCCTTCCCGACCCGGCCGCCGGCCTTCGAACGCCAGGGCCTCGGTCCGGACGACCTGATCGACTTCACGCCGGAACTCCACAGCGAAGCGATGGCCATCCTTGGCCGCTACCAGTACGGGCCGATCTTCACGCCGCCCACGGAGCGCGGCACGTTTCTGATGCCCGGCTACGGCGGTGGCGCGAGCTGGCCCGGCGGCGCCTTCGACCCGAAGACGGGCATGCTCTACGTGCCGTCCTTCACCTGGCCGGTGGTGAACACGCTTCGCAAGCCGGACGCGAGCCGCTCGTCCTTCGACTACGTGGGCCGCATCACCAGCGACGTCCGCGGCCCCCGCGGTCTGCCGCTGGTCCAGCCGCCCTACTCCCGGATCACCGCCTACGACATGAACCGCGGCGAGATCGCCTGGACCGTGCCTCTGGGCTACGGCCCGCGGCGCCATCCGGCACTTGCCGGGCTCGACCTGCCCGCCCTGGGCTCCGGCGCCCGCGGCCACGTCGTGGCGACAAGGACGCTGCTGTTCGTGACCTCCGGTCGGTCACTCGCATTTCGCGGAGTCGACCGGGAGGCGACGGCCGAGGGCGCGGGACGCGACGACTGGCGAATCGAGACGCCGGCTTTGCGCGCGTTCGACAAGGCGACCGGCGGGCTCGTCGGCGAAATCGAACTACCCGCACACACCGACGGCAGTCCCATCACGTTCCTGCATCGAGGCCGGCAGTACCTCGTGTTCGCGCTCGGCGGGCGCGGGGCTCCGTTTGAGCTGATCGCCTACCGGTTGCCCATCTAG
- a CDS encoding CocE/NonD family hydrolase, which yields MKPKTGFLTLCTVPLLAAILACAPAGGDLPAGGEHAGFGAYTREATYDGANRYSVYVPMPDGVRVSVDYFIPTSEGVEASEPLPTILHYTRYTRAFQVEDEDGNTRILAQAEQDPVLQHMLHRGYTVAVADARGTGASFGVHNGAFSIEETADSYHIIEWIAAQPWSDGNVGMQGRSYPGMTQYQAATQRPAALKAIFAEMAGPTPYDFVFRGGTYKNEFIGTWGAGTKSADLSTRAAPVDADPEGALRDAAVAEHAGNLWAHEMLAEAGAGLRDWKLNIEDGDHVSWDTTGTSDDWTAMDLSGIAIYHLAGWLDIYATQQPMAFANLSNASQKMMIGPWIHGGGYGGDVHNAEFLRWYDHWLKRIDNGVMDEAPVHYYVMQGSHTLPDDPEAALSLDEERAEDPVTWTAADSWPPAGLSNRRFALGGEGALADDSANEAGRDEYTVDYSSSVGSFSRWMNGHGASRQDRQGTTFFDERSTENAKALTYTTGPMAEAMTIVGHPVVHLSVTSTHDDGDFFVYLEEVDADGRSHYVTEGALRASYRAVGDAPWDDLGLPFHRGHAEDLEPLPDEPVELAIDLMATAVTIDEGHRLRLTIAGADAANHALYPDPEGVDAPTVTIHRGGDDGSWLDVPVAPPAP from the coding sequence ATGAAACCGAAGACTGGATTCCTGACGCTCTGTACCGTCCCCCTCCTCGCCGCAATCCTCGCCTGCGCGCCGGCCGGCGGCGACCTTCCGGCCGGCGGCGAGCACGCCGGCTTCGGGGCCTACACGCGGGAAGCGACCTACGATGGCGCCAACCGGTACTCCGTCTACGTGCCGATGCCCGACGGCGTGCGCGTCTCGGTCGACTACTTCATCCCGACAAGCGAAGGCGTCGAGGCGTCGGAGCCGCTGCCGACCATCCTCCACTACACGCGCTACACGCGGGCATTCCAGGTCGAGGACGAGGACGGAAACACGAGGATCCTCGCCCAGGCCGAGCAGGATCCGGTGCTGCAACACATGCTCCACCGGGGCTACACGGTCGCGGTCGCCGACGCCCGCGGCACCGGCGCTTCCTTCGGCGTCCACAACGGCGCCTTCTCGATCGAGGAAACCGCCGACTCGTACCACATCATCGAGTGGATAGCGGCACAGCCGTGGAGTGACGGCAACGTCGGCATGCAGGGCCGCTCGTACCCCGGCATGACCCAATACCAGGCCGCCACGCAGAGGCCGGCGGCGCTCAAGGCGATCTTCGCCGAGATGGCCGGTCCAACCCCCTACGACTTCGTCTTCCGGGGCGGCACGTACAAGAACGAGTTCATCGGCACCTGGGGCGCCGGCACGAAGTCGGCGGATCTCTCGACCCGGGCCGCGCCGGTGGACGCCGACCCGGAAGGCGCTCTCCGGGACGCCGCGGTGGCGGAGCACGCCGGCAACCTGTGGGCGCACGAGATGCTGGCGGAAGCCGGCGCCGGCCTCCGGGACTGGAAGCTCAACATCGAGGACGGCGACCACGTGTCCTGGGACACGACCGGTACGAGCGACGACTGGACCGCGATGGATCTGTCCGGCATCGCGATCTACCACCTCGCCGGCTGGCTCGACATCTACGCCACCCAGCAGCCAATGGCCTTCGCCAACCTCTCGAACGCGTCGCAGAAGATGATGATCGGCCCCTGGATCCACGGCGGCGGCTACGGCGGCGACGTCCACAATGCCGAGTTCCTGCGCTGGTACGACCACTGGCTCAAGCGAATCGACAACGGCGTGATGGACGAAGCCCCGGTCCACTACTACGTCATGCAGGGCAGCCACACGCTCCCGGACGACCCGGAAGCAGCCCTGAGCCTCGACGAGGAGCGGGCCGAAGACCCCGTAACCTGGACCGCGGCCGATTCCTGGCCCCCCGCGGGCCTCTCGAACCGACGCTTCGCTCTCGGCGGCGAAGGCGCCCTGGCGGACGATTCGGCGAACGAGGCCGGCCGGGACGAGTACACGGTCGACTACTCCTCCTCCGTCGGCTCGTTCTCCCGCTGGATGAACGGCCACGGCGCCAGCCGCCAGGACCGGCAAGGTACGACCTTCTTCGACGAGCGCTCCACCGAGAACGCCAAGGCCCTCACTTACACCACCGGACCGATGGCCGAAGCAATGACCATCGTCGGCCACCCCGTCGTCCATCTGTCCGTCACTTCTACCCACGACGACGGCGACTTTTTCGTCTACCTGGAGGAGGTCGACGCGGACGGCCGCTCTCACTACGTCACCGAGGGCGCGCTGCGGGCTTCCTACCGAGCCGTCGGCGACGCGCCCTGGGACGACCTCGGTCTGCCCTTCCATCGCGGCCACGCCGAGGATCTCGAGCCGCTGCCGGACGAACCCGTCGAACTCGCGATCGACCTGATGGCAACCGCGGTCACGATCGACGAAGGGCATCGCCTGCGACTGACCATCGCCGGCGCCGACGCCGCCAACCACGCGCTCTACCCGGATCCGGAAGGCGTAGACGCGCCGACCGTAACGATCCACCGCGGCGGCGACGACGGCTCCTGGCTGGACGTGCCCGTGGCGCCGCCAGCTCCGTAG
- a CDS encoding aldo/keto reductase — protein sequence MKYVPLGKSGLYVSQLALGAMTFDRHDGMFGKMLGGTGQELATRMVDCAIDAGVNIFDTANIYGMGESEVMLGKALGTRRGDVIVATKYNNPMGTGPNSMGAGRISAIRECENSLRRLGTHWIDLYQVHSFDYTTPLEETLRSLDALVQQGKVRYIGLSNYAGWQIAKADGISQRLGLERFCSVQAYYSLVGRELEREIVPAALDLGLGILVWSPLASGFLSGKYSRDTAAEGRRAAVSLPPVNEERGYGIVEVVREIAEAKAASVAQVALAWMLHKQGISSAIVGARNEKQLTENLGAADVELSTADMEKLDDVSALAPEYPGWTPGLSKRGQDMASRLADLG from the coding sequence ATGAAGTACGTACCGTTAGGCAAGTCGGGGCTCTACGTCTCGCAGCTTGCGTTGGGGGCAATGACGTTTGACCGGCACGATGGTATGTTCGGCAAGATGCTCGGTGGCACGGGCCAGGAGCTCGCCACACGCATGGTTGATTGCGCGATCGATGCCGGGGTGAACATCTTCGACACGGCGAACATCTACGGCATGGGTGAGTCTGAAGTCATGCTCGGCAAGGCACTCGGTACTCGTCGCGGCGACGTCATCGTGGCGACCAAGTACAACAACCCAATGGGAACCGGCCCCAACTCGATGGGGGCGGGGCGGATATCGGCGATACGGGAGTGCGAGAACAGTTTGCGTCGCCTTGGTACCCACTGGATCGATCTCTATCAGGTACACAGTTTTGACTACACAACTCCACTTGAAGAAACGCTCCGGTCACTTGACGCGCTGGTGCAGCAAGGCAAGGTCCGCTACATCGGTTTGTCGAACTATGCCGGCTGGCAGATAGCGAAGGCCGACGGCATCTCCCAGCGGCTTGGTCTCGAACGGTTCTGCTCAGTGCAGGCGTACTATTCGCTTGTCGGCAGAGAGTTGGAAAGGGAGATCGTTCCAGCCGCCTTGGATTTGGGTCTCGGCATTCTCGTATGGAGCCCGCTGGCGAGCGGATTCCTGAGCGGCAAGTACTCTCGCGATACGGCCGCCGAAGGTCGGCGAGCCGCGGTCAGTCTGCCACCCGTCAATGAGGAACGGGGTTATGGCATTGTGGAAGTGGTTAGGGAGATTGCCGAGGCGAAAGCTGCTTCCGTAGCGCAGGTCGCTCTAGCCTGGATGTTGCACAAGCAGGGCATTTCAAGCGCGATAGTCGGAGCTCGCAATGAGAAGCAGCTAACCGAGAATCTCGGTGCAGCTGACGTGGAACTATCAACGGCTGACATGGAGAAACTCGACGACGTAAGCGCGCTTGCGCCTGAGTATCCAGGCTGGACCCCAGGGCTCAGTAAACGGGGTCAGGATATGGCTAGCAGGCTTGCGGATTTGGGTTAG
- a CDS encoding 3-hydroxyacyl-CoA dehydrogenase NAD-binding domain-containing protein produces the protein MQLSQSVAVERREEPGSGVAGAIWVDNPPVNALSQHVREGLAAAVPAVAEDSEMQAAVLICRGRTFIAGADIREFGKPRLPPDTNEVRRMIEKSPKPFVAAIHGTALGGGLEMAMACHFRVADRNARLGLPEVKLGILPGGGGTQRLPRLVGVPRALEMITSGEHITAAEALDLGLIDAVVDSEEEGGLEAGAIRFALRAVAEGRGLPRVRDIESHREVLHEKPTIFDEFRRRIARRTRGFNAPEVCIQCVEAAAALPFDEGLKREAELSRTLHADPQSRAQRYYFFAERAARKIPDIPADTPVRDIRRVGVLGAGTMGGGISMAFANAGFPVSIVEQNRDALDRGLATVRGNYERSAARGRFTADQVEERMALFHGGTDQDALAECDLVVEAVFEDMELKKRVFGQLDGIARPGALLATNTSYLDVNEIGGVTGRPEDVVGMHFFSPANIMKLVEVVRSEKSAPDAVATAMSISRAIGKVPALVGVCHGFVGNRMLFQRRLQADRLVLEGALPWDIDRVLYDFGMPMGPFRMSDLAGLDVGWNAETSSSSTLREMLCERNRRGQKTGRGYYVYDQATRAAAPDPKVMDLARDLAGRLGIEQREIGDEEILNRCLLSSVNEGAKILEEGIALRASDIDVIWINGYGWPVYRGGPMFWADEFGLDRIVDILDDYAARFDADQWQAAPLLRETAAAGGRLSG, from the coding sequence ATGCAACTGAGCCAATCCGTAGCCGTCGAACGCCGGGAAGAGCCGGGAAGCGGAGTCGCCGGCGCGATCTGGGTCGACAATCCGCCGGTCAACGCCCTCAGCCAGCACGTGCGGGAGGGCCTTGCCGCGGCCGTTCCGGCGGTGGCCGAAGACTCGGAGATGCAGGCGGCGGTTCTCATCTGCCGCGGCCGTACGTTCATCGCCGGCGCCGACATCCGCGAGTTCGGCAAGCCGCGCCTGCCCCCGGACACGAACGAGGTCCGGCGGATGATCGAGAAGTCGCCCAAGCCGTTCGTCGCGGCGATCCATGGCACCGCCCTGGGCGGCGGGCTCGAGATGGCGATGGCGTGCCACTTCCGGGTCGCTGACCGAAACGCGCGCCTGGGCCTGCCCGAAGTCAAGCTCGGCATCCTGCCGGGCGGCGGCGGCACCCAGCGGCTGCCCCGTCTCGTCGGCGTACCGCGGGCGCTCGAGATGATCACGAGCGGCGAGCACATCACCGCCGCGGAAGCGCTCGACCTGGGGCTGATCGACGCGGTGGTCGACAGCGAAGAGGAAGGCGGTCTCGAAGCCGGTGCTATCCGTTTCGCCCTGCGCGCCGTGGCCGAGGGACGCGGCCTCCCACGGGTCCGGGACATCGAGAGCCACCGCGAGGTGCTGCACGAGAAGCCGACGATCTTCGACGAGTTCCGTCGCCGGATCGCACGCCGAACCCGGGGCTTCAACGCCCCCGAAGTCTGCATTCAGTGCGTCGAGGCAGCGGCCGCGCTGCCGTTCGACGAGGGACTCAAGCGTGAGGCCGAGCTGTCGCGGACGCTCCACGCCGACCCGCAGTCGCGTGCCCAGCGCTACTACTTCTTCGCCGAGCGTGCGGCGCGCAAGATCCCCGATATCCCCGCCGACACACCGGTCCGGGACATTCGTCGCGTCGGCGTGCTCGGCGCCGGCACGATGGGCGGCGGCATCTCGATGGCCTTCGCCAACGCCGGCTTTCCGGTCTCGATCGTCGAGCAGAACCGGGACGCGCTCGACCGTGGTCTGGCCACGGTGCGGGGCAACTATGAGCGCAGCGCTGCGCGAGGACGTTTCACGGCGGATCAGGTCGAGGAGCGGATGGCGCTCTTCCATGGCGGCACGGACCAGGACGCGCTCGCCGAGTGCGACCTCGTGGTCGAGGCGGTGTTCGAGGACATGGAGCTGAAGAAGCGTGTCTTCGGCCAGCTCGACGGGATTGCCAGGCCCGGCGCGCTGCTGGCCACGAACACCTCCTACCTGGATGTCAACGAGATCGGCGGCGTCACCGGCCGGCCCGAGGACGTCGTGGGCATGCACTTCTTCAGTCCCGCGAACATCATGAAGCTGGTCGAGGTCGTGCGGAGCGAGAAGTCGGCGCCCGACGCGGTCGCCACGGCGATGTCGATCTCCCGCGCCATCGGCAAGGTGCCGGCCCTGGTCGGTGTCTGCCACGGCTTCGTCGGCAACCGGATGCTCTTCCAGCGGCGCCTGCAGGCCGACCGCCTGGTGCTGGAAGGCGCGCTGCCCTGGGACATCGACCGGGTGCTCTACGACTTCGGCATGCCGATGGGCCCGTTCCGGATGAGCGACCTCGCTGGCCTGGACGTCGGCTGGAACGCGGAGACGTCCTCGTCCAGCACCTTGCGCGAGATGCTCTGCGAGCGCAACCGCCGCGGCCAGAAGACGGGCCGCGGCTACTACGTCTACGACCAGGCGACACGGGCCGCCGCGCCCGATCCAAAGGTCATGGACCTCGCCCGCGACCTGGCTGGCCGGCTGGGCATCGAGCAGCGCGAGATCGGGGATGAGGAGATCCTGAACCGTTGCCTGCTCTCCTCCGTCAACGAGGGAGCGAAGATCCTCGAGGAGGGCATCGCGCTGCGCGCCAGCGACATCGACGTCATCTGGATCAACGGCTACGGCTGGCCGGTCTACCGCGGCGGCCCGATGTTCTGGGCCGACGAGTTCGGCCTCGACCGCATCGTCGACATCCTCGACGACTACGCCGCCCGCTTCGACGCCGACCAGTGGCAGGCCGCGCCGCTGCTGCGGGAGACGGCGGCCGCCGGCGGCCGCCTCAGCGGCTGA
- a CDS encoding VWA domain-containing protein, with protein MTLAAVVALAQMSSSLAPALAQGATPDFRTGAERKMIHIVPPERGHRELFSGRVEVQTLPIHPLIRTVDFFLDETPVKRIGKPPFQAYIKLANPPREQTLEVRGYDALGNILGADRMILNEPDVPFGVRIATMRRVQANGYDAVRIEAEVSVPRSATLERVAFYRGERLAEAVRRFGDDAAPRVPRTIPVDALMEYGSSDDFVRVVATLKGGRELEDAQLLQGAEYQDEIDIQLIQLQLLVSDRDGSPVRGLRPEDFEIREDRRKRPVHDLHTALDVPLVLGLAIDLSDSMVPIWHQVREVSARFVNAALSPGDRAFVVGFSGEVRLTQPLTGDKRRLASQVRLLVPRIGTALNDGILFSLLQYGREPGRRALVVITDGVDRHSRSTPKQSADFAERLGLPIYFIELDRPATRTGSREGGQLNIPAGQINIQIRIPRESTRRKHRKRLEKISSQTGGRLFYVDLTADDPPWPQQVQGVFKQIEEDLRHQHVLTYYTDRPPGAAVAPEVRIIRRGLSLRSAVPLEAIE; from the coding sequence TTGACCCTCGCGGCCGTGGTCGCACTGGCGCAGATGTCCTCCAGCCTGGCGCCGGCCCTCGCCCAGGGCGCGACCCCCGACTTCCGGACGGGCGCGGAGCGGAAGATGATCCACATCGTGCCGCCGGAGCGCGGGCACCGCGAGTTGTTCAGCGGCAGGGTCGAGGTTCAGACTCTGCCCATACATCCGCTGATCAGGACAGTCGACTTCTTCCTTGACGAAACCCCGGTGAAGCGCATAGGAAAACCGCCTTTCCAGGCCTACATCAAACTGGCGAATCCGCCTCGCGAACAGACGCTCGAGGTCCGCGGCTACGACGCTCTGGGCAACATCCTCGGCGCGGACCGGATGATCCTCAACGAGCCGGACGTTCCCTTTGGCGTCCGGATCGCCACGATGCGCCGCGTGCAGGCGAACGGGTACGACGCGGTTCGGATCGAGGCGGAGGTCTCGGTGCCCCGGTCCGCGACCCTCGAACGGGTCGCGTTTTACCGCGGCGAGCGTCTGGCGGAGGCCGTGCGCAGATTCGGCGATGACGCGGCGCCCCGCGTCCCCCGCACGATCCCGGTCGATGCCCTGATGGAGTACGGCTCGTCGGACGATTTTGTCCGTGTTGTGGCGACCCTCAAAGGTGGTCGTGAGCTGGAAGACGCCCAACTCCTCCAGGGCGCCGAGTATCAGGACGAGATCGACATCCAGTTGATCCAGCTCCAGTTGCTGGTCAGCGATAGAGACGGGAGCCCCGTGCGCGGCCTGCGACCGGAGGATTTCGAGATCCGTGAGGACCGCAGGAAGCGTCCCGTGCATGACCTCCACACCGCCCTCGACGTCCCCCTGGTTCTTGGTCTGGCCATCGACCTGTCAGACAGCATGGTTCCCATATGGCACCAGGTGAGAGAGGTGTCCGCCAGGTTCGTCAACGCCGCGCTGTCACCGGGCGACCGGGCGTTCGTGGTCGGTTTCTCCGGCGAGGTGCGCCTGACCCAACCGCTGACGGGAGACAAGCGACGGCTTGCAAGCCAAGTGAGACTACTCGTCCCCAGAATCGGCACGGCACTGAACGACGGGATCCTCTTCTCCCTACTCCAGTACGGTCGAGAACCCGGTCGCCGGGCGCTGGTCGTGATCACCGACGGCGTCGACCGGCACAGCCGATCCACACCGAAGCAGTCCGCCGACTTCGCCGAGCGCCTGGGTCTTCCGATCTACTTCATCGAACTGGATCGGCCGGCCACGAGGACCGGGAGTCGAGAAGGCGGACAGCTCAACATCCCGGCCGGACAGATCAACATCCAGATCCGCATTCCGAGAGAATCGACGCGGCGAAAGCACCGAAAACGTCTTGAGAAGATCAGCAGTCAAACCGGCGGCCGCCTCTTCTACGTCGACCTGACCGCCGACGACCCGCCATGGCCGCAACAGGTCCAGGGTGTCTTCAAACAGATCGAAGAAGACCTGCGCCACCAACACGTGCTCACGTACTACACCGACCGGCCGCCGGGCGCTGCAGTCGCACCCGAAGTCCGCATCATCAGGCGGGGCCTCAGCCTCCGAAGCGCGGTGCCCCTCGAGGCGATCGAGTAG